The Anas platyrhynchos isolate ZD024472 breed Pekin duck chromosome 1, IASCAAS_PekinDuck_T2T, whole genome shotgun sequence genomic sequence TTTACTGCTCAAGCCTGCTGCCTCTTGAAACCACGCACAAAGGCTTCTGAAGCTCTTCCTCCACCTCTTCCACCCCAGCACATGCAAACACAAGCCCTGCTGCTCCACCAGCCCTGAGCTCCTCACCACTTCCTCAGCTTGAAGGCTCCCCACCAAAGAGAGCTGCCCCAAATGAGCTGAACCCTATCGTACCTTTTAAATTCTTTCCTGCAGATAAGAAGTCACCGAAGCTCTTCTCAGCTGGGtctgacagcagcagagctggctcaACGCTCCCTAAAGGGGAAAATTCCCCTGCTGCAGTGGTTAAATGCaggcatttctttccttctgcatcttactaaagcagcattttattttcttcttagagGCTACAGCGCTGCTCTTAGAGATGAGATTTCTCCTGCCTAAATATTGGGGAAATGAATGTGTCCACTTTGGACTGACAGTCGGGTGTCATTCTTTCACGTGCATCTGGCCGGCTGTGTGAACAGTAAGATGAAGGCACAGCACAACTCTTCATGGACAAACGAGGATCCGTAACTGCCTTGTTACTGTGTGCAGGGTTGTTAAACGTGTGCAGGGTTGTGTGTGTGCACTGCAAACATGAACAACCACAGCAAAGACGTATTTAACACAGCCCTGAACTTCGGGGATGGATTTGTTTGAGAGACGGCCTCAGATACTGTACCTGCTTCCTTGAAATCTAAAAGCCTTTATGCGGACAAACTACAGCAGAGGCTCCTTATAACATTTTGATCCCGTACCCGAGGCTGCACCTTATCCCTGCAAGGACTGCAAAGAGTGGTTACTTTTGCCATACAAAAGGTCTGAGGCAGAATATTACAGGCTTTTGAAAGATGTACCTCAGACAGCAAGCAAAGCTAGCTTGTGTGTTTCCTGTGTGTTGTGAAAGCAAACATACTCATAACTAATCCAAACAACTTTACCCGGGGATGAAACCCCCCCGTGTACACAAGTGTCATTGTTTTGTAAGACTGCTTATGCTTGCATTCCACATATTCCATTCCCCATCGTTGTATTTTTGCTCCTTTTTGAAACACCAGATATTTCATAAAGGGCTTTAAAAATGCACATGGCACTCGGTATGCTCTGTTCTCAATATTTCCCCTTCATTATTAAAGTGCTCTGCGCATCCGTGTCAGCATACACAGCCAGTTCCTTAACTTCAGACAAAGCAACTCGAAAAGGTTTGGCtatatatttctgaaatgtctttcttttccaAGCTGCTCTGCGAGGGATTTGTCTTTTGGTTGGATCTTTAGCActgatgtttctttctttctttttttttttttacagaagaaaTTGCTATGTTTGCATCACAGCCTGTTTCACTGCTGGAAAACAGCAACATCAGAAAAAAGCCTGACACAGCCTAAAAAACAACTTCTTTGGGAAAAACAAGAGGGCAGCCTTCTTTTCAGCTATAGACAGATATAGGCAGCATTAGAGCAATGTCTTTTATGTagagagaaacatttttccAGTCGTTTTGAAGCCCAGATTTGCCACACAAGGCATACCAATTTCATTCGCCATTACAGTCACCTTCCTTCCTCGAgttccttttctcctttagaGAAAGTCTGGTTACTGCAGCCCCCTAGtcgctgattttttttatatcctaATGTGCACACTCTCACGGGTATTACTTAGGGTTTTGCTATTGTAATAACCCGTTATTGTGTGTTGTTTCTGCCCTTTAGAGGATTTATAGAATACCAGCCCCAAACAGCACAGCCTAGCATTTAAATTCTTACAAAAACCTGTACCTTTAGCTCCAGAAACTTAAAATTTACTCCTCCAGGAAGCAAGGGTGACTGATTTCACATGTCCATTAAAAAAGTCACCTTGCAGCCACACAGAGGCCAAGCCATCCCCTGCTAGTTCCCCAGATCATGCTGCTGAGAAGACTGCTGCTTCCACCTTTGGCACCAGGAGTGCTGAAAAGCCCAAAATTAAACCGAATGAACCAAACTGACACTTGCACAGGGCCAATGCACTGCCCTACAAAGTCATTTTTCCTTCACTGCTCAAGACTCTTGAGCCTtctcagtctcttctcccatgTGATAAGACAAGAAGAGATGgccttaagttgtgccaggggaggtttagggtGGGTATTAGGAacaatttcttcactgaaagagttgtgaagtattagaacaggctgcccagggaagtggttgagtcaccatccctggaggtattcaagaaACACGTAGATGTGGTGCTCAGGGTGTCCTgctggacttggcagtgctgggTTAAAGGCTGGACCgggtgatcttagaggtcttttccaacctttatgtttatgactctgtgattctaagatGCCCATTGCAGAAGTAATGCCTAATTCTCCTGGGGTGCTGCTGTGTGAGCCCCCTGTACCCCCCAAGCTGGTGTTGTGCCCAGGCAGCTGATGTGGTGGCTTGAAACAAGGAGGTGCTCGATCCCATTTCTAAGCAGAAAGGTCTGTAGTGGGTTAGGAAGGACCTCAGGTCCATTTGGAGCAGAGTGTTTTGTGTTTAGAATTAAACTCTGCCTTAGCCCTGGCATGCTGAAATAGCGGGATGCATTGCAAAGCTGTTCAAAGCAAGAGGCTTCTGCCATCCTACAGCACCAGTGGCCTGAGGCCATGTCCTGAGGTCTCCTTTTGGCTTGGTTTTCCCCCACTGCGAAGCTCAGAGCCTGACCCCCAGTGGAGCACAGCGACCGGAGCGGGGCAGCCCTACAGCAGCACAAAGCAACCTCTGTGTCTCCTGCCCACATGCTGAACATCAGACTTGTGACTGGACAGATTCAGCACAGGGAAGAAGTTTCTCCCATATACTGAAAGACCtaagggttttttttccccttttggcCACTCTTTGAATGTCAGAACagagttttttttcctgctcgAATTGCTTGAACGTACTTTACTGAGCTTGTTTACTGTGTGGTTGCAAAGACCTCAGATCGTGGTgttgctttctgtcttttctgttccCCGCCTGTGGCACACAATATATTAGTCTTCAgaggactgatttttttttcctctaaccCAATTATATTTTGGCTTACAATACAGACAACTGGGTGAAATTTAACAATCTGCAGTAGACTTGATCTTGGGGTCTCTTCTGGCTTTAAACTCCGGCGAGCCGCAGGGTAGCTAATTCTTGTTTCTAAACAAGGAGTGAGTAATGGTGAAGATGGGTAAATGAATAAGCAAGGCTCAGAAGAGACAATGTACAAAGAGCATGCTGAGCATGCCAGGCAGTTAGTAGTATTCCTGCCTCAGTACTATGGTGAGAAAGAAGGTCTACAGATCTGAGTCACTCATCCCACACAGAGCACTGCACTTCATGTGTGCTCCTGCCTTTTGAATTCCCATCAAGCAGCTCCAAATGGGGACGTTGGGTAGCTCGGTGTTTCTGCTTCACAATACTCACCAATGCACCTTATTTTTGTGAGTGTCACTTGGAACATCCTTTAAACAATGCTACaaaattcaaaatacaaaaaaaaaaaaaaaaaagaggtaaaaatacctgtctgctgcctcttccctgctgctgtgaTAATCTTTTCACAAAGAGAATCGGGGAGCAACACCACCGAAGGCAGAGCCGTCAGCTCAAACTCACCAATTTCAAGAGTCACACAACAGGGCTCATTACTTACGATAACTTTATAAAGTATCAGGAGGCTTACCAGGCACTTTACAAGAATTTGGCTTTTTCTCCAAGTCTCTGTCTTCGTTTCTGGATTCGGGAGCATGAACAGCTTTGTCCTTGCTTGCATTAGCATTTGGAGCAGTGATGTTTTGCAAGACTGGCTTTTTAGGCAGCGGAGGCTTGCTGCTAAGCTGTTCAGAGGACTTTGCTTTGGATTTGATCTTTTCGTTTGAAGAGCCATCAATATTTGTATCAGCTGGTTTTCTGATCTCCGCTTTATCACCTTTTAGAAACGAAGTCAGTCcctcattttcaaaattaaactcTGCGCTgtatcttttaatttcttttgattCTGGTAACCAGTAGTCTCTGTATTTCAAGGACATCGAGGTGGATCTAAGTTTTACTTGAAAAGGACTTTTATCTTCACAGCTTGGCTGATTCGGAGATACCACAGACGAATCCCTTTGCACCGGAACAGCATCGACAGCTGGAGACACGCAGGCAGCTAGCGCTGCTGTGCACTGGCCCACGTTCTCAGAGCCAGATTCTGGCAGCAAAGTCTGTTTTTTAGGGCTACATTTTCCCTCCTCCAGATCTGATCCCTTCTGCGAATCTTCGCTCCGCTTCTCATCTTTCAAGGAGGCCTTTGCAGTGGCCAGGAAGAACCTGGTGCTTAACGGGTTGTCAGACTCCGAGCTTTCTGGGAAGTGCAGGCTCCTGGTCCTCGGCCTCTCCCGTGCAGAGGAGACGGAAAACTTTCTCAAGGCGTTGAGTTCACTGGCtgctttttcagctttcttcccCAAAATTTCCTCTTTGTGGACCAGCGGCTGCCTGCTCTCTTTATCAGAAGCAGCTGCTTCTTGTACAGTCTTTGTTTTCTCTAGAGACCAGGAAGCGTTTGATCCCACCCGGGCTGAAGCAGTGGGATGTGAAACATGGAACGAATCCGTGGGCTGTGCAGAACCTACAAAAAGCTGCCTGCTAGGCTCTGACAACACATCGGCCTCTATCTTTGCCTCTTCATTACAGGACGTTTCCACAGGCATCTGATCATCCCTCTGTGTATTTTGTTCTGACCCTTCCGAGCAAATATCACTGTTCTTACTAATTGAGATGTCTTCCTCAGATGGTCTTTTATTCACTGGAAACACAGAAGGAAGCTCCTCACTTTCTTGCTGGGCTGACACATCACTGCTCACATCCCCAGACAAGAGAACCGCTGGTCCTGGGGAATCTTCTTGCTCTTCTACTTCTCTGTCTGGGCCAGAACAGGGAGAAGTTATGGGGCCTCTGCCTTCTAACAGCAGTGGGGCCTCAGACTTCTCACATGTTGTTTCCAGTGTTGGTTGGCAGCCCTCTGGTTTATTCTCTGGTAGCAGAGCTTCCTGTACAACAGCAGGCTCAGAAGTGGGCTGAGTCATCTCTGGTCTCAAAGCAGGGGGAAGGTCCTCAGGCACTCTGGGTTTCTGCCAGGAAGCCGCATCCTGCGCTGCAGCTGTGCCGCATGGCAGTTCCTGATCGCTGGGTTTGAATACGGCATCTGGCAAGTCTGTCTGCACCTCCTTTTCAtcatcctcttcttcttctggGGTGCAGCTCAAATCAGTCAGGGATTCAGACTGGGTCCTCTGCAAGAAACAGATTCAGAAAGCCCCCATCACCATGTACagattcacatttttttctttatcatggCATTCACAACCAAGATCTTACAGAGGAAGGCAAAACTTGCCCCCAGTGCTGAGCATACTCTTTTCTTAACCTACCTCCTGGATGCTTTTTTTATCTCCGCAGATCCTGGAATAACACATTTCACCAGCATAAAAGCCATCAGTGACACTTCCTTCTGCACAACTAGCGCTTTCATGCCCTTATAGATGGGAAGTTCATCACAACAATGACCACTGGACTGTCCTTGGCACTTGATTCCCCAGAGCATACTGGATATGTTGTGCTGCTCCTCAGCAAAAAGCAGCACTCGAAAGAGAAAATCTGTCCCTTTGTGTTTTGCTACTCCAtaatagcattaaaaataaaacaacccatTCTTCCTAAAGCGAGTCTCTGAAGAGGAAAGGGTACatggaaggaaaagcagaaaactaaGAAGTCCATCAGGCTCTGACACACCATGCCAGCTAAATATCTATCCTTACTTGT encodes the following:
- the CRACDL gene encoding CRACD-like protein isoform X1, coding for MSSSRIMDPKVRETEGYGEDSSGKKKSKFKSFKKFFGKKKRKETSSGSSSLKLFQSTSDVAASHNTHVSYYSEDEVESHKGVMGSRALSHDSIFIPETGQEPARPVRVFSQENVSDRIRALQMKLQPTMKLGPPPPFGFHAKRTEDAGTSSEDDGLPRSPPEMSLLHEVLSSGTTTRFSDSHKHLSSLSLAGTGSEEEEQVTLGPPSRPRSADGQLLPKRGSAKTGTPQTRDVNVSPAADFDTPPELSSCLDNSAAKHKLLIKPRNQRSSRMRRFSQRTQSESLTDLSCTPEEEEDDEKEVQTDLPDAVFKPSDQELPCGTAAAQDAASWQKPRVPEDLPPALRPEMTQPTSEPAVVQEALLPENKPEGCQPTLETTCEKSEAPLLLEGRGPITSPCSGPDREVEEQEDSPGPAVLLSGDVSSDVSAQQESEELPSVFPVNKRPSEEDISISKNSDICSEGSEQNTQRDDQMPVETSCNEEAKIEADVLSEPSRQLFVGSAQPTDSFHVSHPTASARVGSNASWSLEKTKTVQEAAASDKESRQPLVHKEEILGKKAEKAASELNALRKFSVSSARERPRTRSLHFPESSESDNPLSTRFFLATAKASLKDEKRSEDSQKGSDLEEGKCSPKKQTLLPESGSENVGQCTAALAACVSPAVDAVPVQRDSSVVSPNQPSCEDKSPFQVKLRSTSMSLKYRDYWLPESKEIKRYSAEFNFENEGLTSFLKGDKAEIRKPADTNIDGSSNEKIKSKAKSSEQLSSKPPLPKKPVLQNITAPNANASKDKAVHAPESRNEDRDLEKKPNSCKVPERSVPSLVTAGDSRRDPDSPTEPAWITIARQKQRGTQQEQEPDREKLVTPDAKSDTEKQNKEKERTEEPVKQQWSKPSSLALKPTSEEQRKESKSEVKEPLMRTNSLSHFVPVAQSPALTDKEEEIIPFKKASNAAPDQPSWMELAKKKSQAWSDMPHIIK
- the CRACDL gene encoding CRACD-like protein isoform X3 — encoded protein: MSSSRIMDPKVRETEGYGEDSSGKKKSKFKSFKKFFGKKKRKETSSGSSSLKLFQSTSDVAASHNTHVSYYSEDEVESHKGVMGSRALSHDSIFIPETGQEPARPVRVFSQENVSDRIRALQMKLQPTMKLGPPPPFGFHAKRTEDAGTSSEDDGLPRSPPEMSLLHEVLSSGTTTRVTLGPPSRPRSADGQLLPKRGSAKTGTPQTRDVNVSPAADFDTPPELSSCLDNSAAKHKLLIKPRNQRSSRMRRFSQRTQSESLTDLSCTPEEEEDDEKEVQTDLPDAVFKPSDQELPCGTAAAQDAASWQKPRVPEDLPPALRPEMTQPTSEPAVVQEALLPENKPEGCQPTLETTCEKSEAPLLLEGRGPITSPCSGPDREVEEQEDSPGPAVLLSGDVSSDVSAQQESEELPSVFPVNKRPSEEDISISKNSDICSEGSEQNTQRDDQMPVETSCNEEAKIEADVLSEPSRQLFVGSAQPTDSFHVSHPTASARVGSNASWSLEKTKTVQEAAASDKESRQPLVHKEEILGKKAEKAASELNALRKFSVSSARERPRTRSLHFPESSESDNPLSTRFFLATAKASLKDEKRSEDSQKGSDLEEGKCSPKKQTLLPESGSENVGQCTAALAACVSPAVDAVPVQRDSSVVSPNQPSCEDKSPFQVKLRSTSMSLKYRDYWLPESKEIKRYSAEFNFENEGLTSFLKGDKAEIRKPADTNIDGSSNEKIKSKAKSSEQLSSKPPLPKKPVLQNITAPNANASKDKAVHAPESRNEDRDLEKKPNSCKVPERSVPSLVTAGDSRRDPDSPTEPAWITIARQKQRGTQQEQEPDREKLVTPDAKSDTEKQNKEKERTEEPVKQQWSKPSSLALKPTSEEQRKESKSEVKEPLMRTNSLSHFVPVAQSPALTDKEEEIIPFKKASNAAPDQPSWMELAKKKSQAWSDMPHIIK
- the CRACDL gene encoding CRACD-like protein isoform X2 — encoded protein: MSSSRIMDPKVRETEGYGEDSSGKKKSKFKSFKKFFGKKKRKETSSGSSSLKLFQSTSDVAASHNTHVSYYSEDEVESHKGVMGSRALSHDSIFIPETGQEPARPVRVFSQENVSDRIRALQMKLQPTMKLGPPPPFGFHAKRTEDAGTSSEDDGLPRSPPEMSLLHEVLSSGTTTRFSDSHKHLSSLSLAGTGSEEEEQVTLGPPSRPRSADGQLLPKRGSAKTGTPQTRDVNVSPAADFDTPPELSSCLDNSAAKHKLLIKPRNQRSSRMRRFSQRTQSESLTDLSCTPEEEEDDEKEVQTDLPDAVFKPSDQELPCGTAAAQDAASWQKPRVPEDLPPALRPEMTQPTSEPAVVQEALLPENKPEGCQPTLETTCEKSEAPLLLEGRGPITSPCSGPDREVEEQEDSPGPAVLLSGDVSSDVSAQQESEELPSVFPVNKRPSEEDISISKNSDICSEGSEQNTQRDDQMPVETSCNEEAKIEADVLSEPSRQLFVGSAQPTDSFHVSHPTASARVGSNASWSLEKTKTVQEAAASDKESRQPLVHKEEILGKKAEKAASELNALRKFSVSSARERPRTRSLHFPESSESDNPLSTRFFLATAKASLKDEKRSEDSQKGSDLEEGKCSPKKQTLLPESGSENVGQCTAALAACVSPAVDAVPVQRDSSVVSPNQPSCEDKSPFQVKLRSTSMSLKYRDYWLPESKEIKRYSAEFNFENEGLTSFLKGDKAEIRKPADTNIDGSSNEKIKSKAKSSEQLSSKPPLPKKPVLQNITAPNANASKDKAVHAPESRNEDRDLEKKPNSCKVPERSVPSLVTAGDSRRDPDSPTEPAWITIARQKQRGTQQEQEPDREKLVTPDAKSDTEKQNKEKERTEEPVKQQWSKPSSLALKPTSEEQRKESKSEVKEPLMRTNSLSHFVPAQSPALTDKEEEIIPFKKASNAAPDQPSWMELAKKKSQAWSDMPHIIK